The Nitrosococcus watsonii C-113 genome includes the window CTGAGAATATCCTCAAAATTCAGCGCGATTTTGGTAATCGTTGTGACCGCAAGCAAGCGCGGCTGAAGTATACGATTGATAGCCGCAGCATCGATTGGTTTAAAGCTGAGCTTAACCAACGGTTAGGTTGGGATTTGGAACCGGCGCGCCCATTTCATTTCGAAAGTAATGGTGATCATTTTGGTTGGGTCGAGGATTCAAAGGGCCGTTGGCATCTTACGCTATTCTTGCTAAGCGGCCGTATCAAGGATACGCTGGATCAGCCTCTGATGACGGGTCTGCGGGAAATCGCCAAAATCCATAAGGGAGATTTTCGCCTGACTACTAATCAGAATTTGACCATCGCCAATATTTCCAAAACTAATAAGCCGCGCATCGAGGCTTTACTGGAAAAATACCGTATTCCGATGCCCGAACGGTTTAGTCCTATCCGCCAGCATGCCATGTCTTGTGTGGCATTGCCTAGCTGTGGCTTGGCTATGGCTGAAAGCGAGCGTATGTTGCCGGGGTTTCTGACTCGGCTGGAAGCCGTGGTGGAGAAAGCAGGGCTTGCCGATGAGCCGATCACCCTTCGTGTGACCGGCTGCCCAAATGGTTGCAGCCGACCTTACATAAGTGAAATCGCGCTGGTGGGTAAATCCCTGGGACGTTATAATCTTTATCTGGGAGCGGGCTTTGCTGGCCAACGCTTGAATAAGCTCTACCGGGAGTCTCTGACAGAGGATGAAATTATTGCAACGCTGACTCCTCTTCTTGAACACTATGCCAAAGAAAGGCAACAAGGCGAGCACTTTGGGGATTTTGTAGTCCGGACGGGTTATGTCGATGAAGTCAGAGAGGGTCGGGAATTCCATGAAGTTCGGTCGGAGAAGGCAGTACAAAGCGCTTAACGGAAAGCCGACAGGATAGAGGGGTTGGCGTTCTTCAGATCTATTCGCTATCATTCCCTATTTATAAAATAACTTACTAGGAGGAAGCGTCATGGCATTACATATCGGCGATGTCGCGCCGGATTTTACGCAAGAGTCCACCATAGGTCCGCTTCACTTTCATGATTGGATTGGCAACAGTTGGGCGGTGCTTTATTCCCATCCTGCCGACTACACGCCAGTATGCACCACGGAGCTAGGTACCACCGCCAAGCTAGCGGATGAGTTTAAAAAGCGTGATGTCAAAGTGGCGGCCCTAAGCGTTGATGATGTGGATTCCCATAAAGGGTGGATCAGCGACATTAATGAAACCCAAGGATGCCAAGTGAATTTTCCTATCATTGCTGATGCGGATCGAAAAGTATCCGAATTCTATGATATGATTCATCCCGGCGCCAGCGAGACTGTGACGGTGCGCTCAGTTTACTTTATTGATCCTAACAAGAAAATTCGCGCTGTCATTACTTATCCCCCGAGTACAGGGCGTGATTTCGGCGAGATCCTGC containing:
- the cysI gene encoding assimilatory sulfite reductase (NADPH) hemoprotein subunit; this encodes MTHDLQQKSKLSAVEKIKAKSRYLRGTIKEGLADLATGAVVEEDTKLLKFHGTYQQDDRDLRTERMRQKLEPAYSFMVRVRMPGGVCSPKQWLQLDELARKYANNSLRITTRQTFQFHSVVKRHLRSTIAGINEALLSTIAACGDVNRNVVCHNNPYLSPLHKSIYDWSKRLSNHFLPQTQAYHEIWMGKEKVAGTLPENEEPIYGETYLPRKFKIGITIPPNNEIDVFSQDLGLIAIAKGSRLVGFNICVGGGMGMTHSEPSTYPRLGDVIGFCTPNQLLEVAENILKIQRDFGNRCDRKQARLKYTIDSRSIDWFKAELNQRLGWDLEPARPFHFESNGDHFGWVEDSKGRWHLTLFLLSGRIKDTLDQPLMTGLREIAKIHKGDFRLTTNQNLTIANISKTNKPRIEALLEKYRIPMPERFSPIRQHAMSCVALPSCGLAMAESERMLPGFLTRLEAVVEKAGLADEPITLRVTGCPNGCSRPYISEIALVGKSLGRYNLYLGAGFAGQRLNKLYRESLTEDEIIATLTPLLEHYAKERQQGEHFGDFVVRTGYVDEVREGREFHEVRSEKAVQSA
- a CDS encoding peroxiredoxin translates to MALHIGDVAPDFTQESTIGPLHFHDWIGNSWAVLYSHPADYTPVCTTELGTTAKLADEFKKRDVKVAALSVDDVDSHKGWISDINETQGCQVNFPIIADADRKVSEFYDMIHPGASETVTVRSVYFIDPNKKIRAVITYPPSTGRDFGEILRVIDSLQLTDNYSVATPVDWKDGDDCVIVPSLKDPEVLKEKFPKGYKEIKPYLRMTPQPNK